One Pecten maximus chromosome 16, xPecMax1.1, whole genome shotgun sequence DNA window includes the following coding sequences:
- the LOC117344557 gene encoding neuropilin-1-like: MAIVSKGRGSNDQYATSFTVSGSQDGVIWDPIKEDNGTVKIFQGSTDDTSNVTNKFKEPIFAKFVRVAIQEWYRHPVLKMELIGCAFNEHPGRCWEGEHGILEDVLPILHETTAPTNALCGIECHKYPSCESFMFAFHSNICQLYSSEVFNVTKGESTLTPEVYYTKCTIKTLLN; encoded by the exons ATGGCTATCGTCTCTAAGGGAAGAGGATCGAATGACCAGTACGCCACATCCTTCACTGTGTCCGGTAGTCAGGATGGCGTCATTTGGGATCCTATCAAAGAGGACAATGGGACAGTTAAG ATTTTCCAAGGAAGCACTGACGATACCTCCAATGTCACAAATAAATTCAAAGAACCGATTTTCGCAAAATTTGTTCGAGTTGCCATACAAGAATGGTATAGACACCCAGTTTTGAAAATGGAGCTCATCGGGTGTGCTTTTAACGAAC ATCCAGGGAGATGCTGGGAAGGAGAACACGGTATCTTGGAAGATGTTCTTCCTATATTACACGAAACAACGGCACCAACTAATGCCCTGTGTGGAATTGAATGTCACAAATATCCGTCATGTGAAAGTTTTATGTTTGCCTTTCATTCAAACATATGCCAGCTGTATAGTTCAGAAGTATTCAATGTAACGAAGGGCGAGTCAACTCTAACTCCAGAGGTGTATTATACAAAATGCACCATTAAGACGCTTTTGAACTGA
- the LOC117344721 gene encoding P2X purinoceptor 7-like, whose amino-acid sequence MAHVYNSDCSDSDEIPEVSFTLNIHPYMYEPEASNDDHHIDSDSSDCPAELHLCDESDTDSAASNQPVGEWCSCGMCTHMPTKEERKCCHDMSILEEKMTNINCITHHEGFIANCLNLHVLETSYYEYADTYGPGAQEDSHRMYRLIAYRRFIRWTWKVLGKKNRRVIPACAVTAIRKQFPSEQYTGFKYPRS is encoded by the exons ATGGCGCACGTATACAACTCCGATTGTAGCGACAGTGACGAGATACCCGAGGTCTCTTTCACATTAAATATCCACCCATATATGTATGAGCCCGAGGCATCTAATGATGACCACCACATCGACTCAGATTCGTCAGATTGTCCAGCAGAACTGCATCTATGTGACGAAAGTGACACGGACAGCGCAGCTTCCAATCAACCTGTCGGAGAATG GTGTTCTTGTGGTATGTGTACGCATATGCCTACTAAAGAGGAAAGGAAATGCTGTCATGATATGAGTATTTTAGAGGAAAAAATGACCAATATAAACTGTATCACCCATCATGAAGGATTTATAGCAAACTGTCTTAACTTGCATGTACTGGAAACATCATATTACGAATATGCTGATACATATGGCCCAGGGGCACAAGAAGACAGTCACAG GATGTATCGTCTGATAGCATACCGCCGCTTTATCAGGTGGACATGGAAGGTCCTTGGAAAGAAAAACAGACGGGTTATACCAGCATGTGCAGTGACTGCCATACGGAAACAGTTTCCATCTGAGCAGTATACTGGATTCAAGTATCCACGTTCCTGA